The Hippoglossus hippoglossus isolate fHipHip1 chromosome 21, fHipHip1.pri, whole genome shotgun sequence genomic sequence ATAAAGAAACCGAGAGTAACATCActtgtgtttgttctttgttttctctccaggACCCAAATGAAGACACAGAGTGGAACGATATCTTGAGGAAGAAAGGCATTCTTCCTCCCAAAGAGATACCTAAagatgacgaagaggaggagttGGCCCTCAAACAGCAGTCTCTCGGTAAGAGAGACCGTTTGGTGAATTGTATATATCAGTTTTTCTCTGTCCCTTAATGGTGGAAATGCATGTTTCCACCCCAGAGAACATGGATTAAAGTGTAACCCTTATCCATTAACCCTGGACGTCTGGGTTTATTTGCTGATATagaaatgaaaaccacaaagTCTTCCATGATGGCTAATTTGACTCTGATCAGTCAATGTTTGTGATACTGTTTAGATTAAGAACATGTAAAATCATCTGCCTGTTGTGTCTCTGAACAGTTAAAACGTATGAGAGCATGACACTGGAAGAACTGGATGAGAATGAAGACGAGTTCGGTGAGGATGATGAGGCTGCCATCGAGATGTACAGGTGAGTGAAGGTGATGCAGGTAGGGGAGTGATGTACTGAGCAACTCCCAGGCCTGTACATCATCCTGTTTTGTGGAGAAAGCCAAGCCAACCAGTCGGCGTGTTGATTGTCCAGTTGGATTAACAACCTGTAGCTCCAGTGGAGGCAGCTCATGGACACTGGGGTCTGATATATTTGTCTAATCGTTTAagtatatttgtataatttcattTACATATAATGGCCTCATCCTCCCAAATATTTActtaatattttcaaatatgaaTCTCTAACTGAGACTCTCATCGTAGGCTGAGGTCATGTCACTGACGTGTGTTGCATATCTTTGCAGACAGAAGCGTCTTGCTGAGTGGAAGGTGTCTCAGTTGAAGAATGTGTTCAAGGAGGTGGTTGAAATCTCAGCACAAGACTACGTCAAGGAGGTGAATCAGGCCGGAGAAGGCATCTGGGTGGTGCTGCACCTCTACAAACAGGGGTGAGTCATCCAACCACATCAGGCACCTGAACAAAGATGAGACAAAAACTATCAAAGGCTTATTGAAATAAAGCAGAAAGTCTGATTTTTAATGATCTTTACCATTTTTAGGTTATATAATTTCTTAATAGTTACTAGTATATGATCTTGTCTGGTTTGAGAATATTTCTGTCTTCTTATAAAACCCTCTTGAACTCATATCAGGActtatatttaattttcttatttttattcaacatttttcattaacATATCTGTCCACTCTTTCCTTTCCGCTCATGTTATTTGTCAGCATCCCTCTGTGTACGCTCATCAACCAGCACCTGAGCTTCTTGGCCAGGAAGTTCCCGCAGACCAAGTTCATCAAGTCAATCTCCACCACCTGCATCCCCAACTACCCCGATCGCAACCTGCCCACCATCTTTGTCTATTACGAGGGGGAGATGAAGGCCCAGTTCATCGGTCCCCTGGTCTTCGGGGGCATGAACCTCAAAGTTGAAGGTGGGTGTAAAGTTGCTTACGGAAAAACTGCATCACTGAACAGCTGTCGTTtcattttttcttgttttcctctaTGTATCTTGtatatttcatcatgttttacGAATTAagtatttgttatttgtcttGTTACAGAGCTGGAGTGGAGGTTATCAGAGTCCGGGGCGGTGAAGACGGACCTAGAGGAAAACCCGAAGAAGCAAATTGAAGACAAGCTAATGTCGTCAATCAGATGTTCGCTCCCCACACGAAAGGACAGTGACTCTGAGGAAGAGGACgattagaaaaaaacatgttactCCAAAGCAGAACAACCATGTGGCTGTTATGTGGGAAACACTCAGAGGACCTTGAAACATTGGATGATAATATGGGCAGCGATAGCATCTCCTTTTATGAGCAAGttcatttcatgttttgaccatgtaggtggcgctgttgtgCTGCGATCAATCCTGCTCAAAGGAACTTTGGACGCTTGGTGGCACAGTATCAAACCTACAGTACGATCCCTCTTTTTGTAACTTTAATAATGTCCAGATGCATCCACTGAATCTCTACAAAATAATCAAAGAcaaattttaacttttttattatgtttcatGTTAATTTTGTCACAAAATGTACatgtacatttaaaatctgtaaaattaAATGTGAGTTCACCGCTTTGCCACAATATCAGTATTTTCCCCCAAATGCTATTTTTTTGGAATCTGTCATTGACCTAAAAAGACCTTGCCTAAGACCttcttttaaatgatttgtttcaAGATTAAAAGACATATTTCTTGTGCAACATGACAAATTTGTGCTTGGAAACATTTCACGTTGACATTTGGAAGCAGGAAGACATGTGGCAGccactctgttttttttttccatctatacaataatttattttctgttaacaAAAAGCCATGTGCCTGTCAGCCACGTCGGAGATGTGTTGTCCCATCAGCTGTTTTTTGAAGGTGGCGTCCGGAGGAGAAGTTGCccgctgctgctcttcttcttctgtccgATCTGATTTTCATTGTTTGTTCTTCAGACTGGTCTTTTACAACAGCCCCTCTGGCAGCACTCAAATCTTCTGTTTCAttagagagacaggaagagaaacgtCAGTGTCAGCAGCAAATCGAACCTGATCAGTGATTCATGCTCGCTCATCTCAATCACTGTTTCACGGCTTCTAGTCATGTGCTGTTTTCCTGTGTACATCCTCTTCCTACAGCATTTTCCCATGTCCCTGTGCTGAGTCAGAGCCCTGCTTCATCTTCTTTAAAAGTTCACATTGTACCTCTTTAATTTTCTAAAAGTTTACAGCTGAGTGTTAAAGACGTGGATATGTATCTTTAGTTTTCTCACCAAAAGTAGAACCTTTCTCCTCTGGGAAAGCTTTGGCGAAAGTCGCATCAGAGGGTGAACTGAGTGagactggaggaggaaagaggagagttACTGTTTGTTGATGATGACCTGCTGTTTCACACGTATTCAGTTCAATTAGAACATATTTAAATTAAGTTCTCATGTGGCTGCTTATTTATGACgattaacatttacaaaaaaaatgtttctcaaagttaggtcattttatttcaccaaaaaaagataatttaattCTGACTCACACCTGTTAGTGTGTTTGGATTACATAGAAACTACTACatagattttcatgaaacttggtgaaaacATGGGCGAAGAAAGAATTAATAAAATCTTTTCACGGATACGGACGACAGGCCAGatcccattttctttttttctttttttttttatcacattgcGAGATTGAGATTTTCTAGGGAATAATTggatggattttgatgaaacaaGTCTGGCAAAAAAGGTTCACAGTCAGCTGAGCAGGTGATCTCCTTCAAATAGTGTAATCCATCTGTGAATGTTGAGGAGCATCAGTCACCTGAGTGCTCGGAGTGAGACAGCTGCATTCATATCAACAATGGGCAACTCTTGACTAATTGTCACCATTTGCTCGATTTGATCTTATACTTAAATACGCGATGAATCAAAAAGACGAgagtggtttgttttttctgctcacCTCGTGCTGTACAGCTCCTACAGAGTCACGTGCTTTGGAGTAATGAAACAgaaactgggggaaaaaacaggagaaatCCCAAACTCAGTGAACCGTTGCTGAACAAATCTCAGAAATTTAAAATACAGTGGAATAAATGATAAACAATAAGGAAAACTTACTCTTTTGAAAACATTCTGAACTTGTTCCTGTGAAGAAAACAATTTCTAGTTGATAATAGAAGGaacatggaaaaacacatcCTGATGGTTTCAGTGTCCACAGACACCATGAGTGTGTAACCAGTCTACCATACATCCCTGTACCACTCCCTAGTAAATATGGAATctacatgtgtattttatatatatgtaatttgtaaaaaaaaaaaagccacataatatttttatatcatttatgGAAATCTTGGCCTAGTCCCTGGCCTCATAGTAGCGCCACCTATTGCTGGCTAAAAGAGGAACTTCATTGCTTTGGGAAAGCTGTCAACAAGCAACTCCATGCACCAGCTACATGTGTCATATTTACACTAATTTTATTGATATTAgtgaaacagaaatattaaaacactgtaATAGTATGATGTACCTTAAAGGTGATTTCCTAGTGTGTTTTTACCCACCTCATCCTGGTCTCTCCACAAGACGTCATTCAGATCATCACCCTGGATGCCACGCACCTACAGACACCAACACAATTAATGATGAACCAACCACAGCACTGTTTCACAGATTCAACAGTGACCAATACACTttccagggggaaaaaaacgatGTCTTATTTTCACTAATTAAGACTTGAAATTGGGTTTATTAAACATTCCAGACAATCCCGAATACATTTCTCTGATACAGCTGTTGGTGCACTGAGCATTTGGACTGAATATATTTGCAGTTGTATATGCTCTCAGCACACAGTGCATACAGCATCACTACATCTCTACAATCACTCCcactaaatattattattattatcactaaaATCCACTTTAtgtcaatttgtttttcatttcctttgccTTACTACCCTCTTCATTGAGTGGGGGGTTTCCTGTATACGCACATCCTCACCCTCTTTCAATCATGATGAGTGCGAAATAGACTTTGAATTCTTCCGACTGCCCCTTAACTTCCTCTGTACCTTAATAATATTCCTCTCTTTACTGACAACCTTAAAAACTATTTATCACAAACATCAGACCTGGAAATGGGAACAAAGAAGAGAGACATACATTGAAATGTAATAGGAAGGGTGTAGATAATTCATTACCTTTCTGAACGCTATGTCGTCTTCCCACTGGTCGTAAGGGCTGGCATCTGGACAAAGAGCACGTGAGAGGCCTTGAGAATATTTTCAACCATACTGGGAAGATTATTTATGGCAATGCAGCATCTCAAttgttttacacaaaaaaagTAATTGCAACTACAATCATAAGGAATTGTAGAAAAAGGCCATAATACGGTGTTTGTGGTCCACAACAGTGACATCATGAATCTGCTTCTCAATCAGAGATGAGAAAATACAATTACAATACAGAGGCTTTCTGTATTGGTAATAATAGtcttaattcaaattcaatcatATTTACAGGATCTATTGTCATTAGACATCATGGCAAGTAACTAAATACAGTTACTCGCTTACTCCCTaagatacagtatgtgtgcattACTTGAGTATgtagattttatatattttatacttcATCTTCAGCTCCACTTCATATTGTGGGGAaatattttgtagtttttgcacCAGTTGTATGTTTTATACACAAAGTAAATGATCCccttaaaaaaatacaatacatcaTGAATAACTTAATATAggtgtataaataaaaataaaaataattaatactTTCAATACTGTACTACCTTTTTTAACCAATAGGTGTTTTATTCTAGTGCAGGGTTAAATTAATCACTTTAACTGACCTTTATCATACTTCATGGTATTCCCTCTCCTGTAAACACTATAATAAATTAGAATTGTTAGaactgaactttttttttctataatgAGCTGTAACTTTGCATCCTTTGTCCATTTCAGGGTtttaagtgaaaaaaaaaattcctcacaaaaaaaacaacaaaaatgtcaaacccACTTTAGAGATCCATTTATAAATTCTGACCACACACTTTGTAAAGACTTATAGATGTAGTTGAGCTCTTGAGCTCTAAAAGCCCgttatattattatgatcaCTCACCTGTTGAGCTGCAACATCCAAGAAACCAGAATaagcataaaataaaaagttgtcG encodes the following:
- the pdcl3 gene encoding phosducin-like protein 3, which translates into the protein MQDPNEDTEWNDILRKKGILPPKEIPKDDEEEELALKQQSLVKTYESMTLEELDENEDEFGEDDEAAIEMYRQKRLAEWKVSQLKNVFKEVVEISAQDYVKEVNQAGEGIWVVLHLYKQGIPLCTLINQHLSFLARKFPQTKFIKSISTTCIPNYPDRNLPTIFVYYEGEMKAQFIGPLVFGGMNLKVEELEWRLSESGAVKTDLEENPKKQIEDKLMSSIRCSLPTRKDSDSEEEDD
- the nms gene encoding neuromedin-U isoform X2, with the protein product MTLPTVRQLFILCLFWFLGCCSSTDASPYDQWEDDIAFRKVRGIQGDDLNDVLWRDQDEEQVQNVFKRFLFHYSKARDSVGAVQHESHSVHPLMRLSPKLSQRRKVLLLKI
- the nms gene encoding neuromedin-U isoform X1, translating into MTLPTVRQLFILCLFWFLGCCSSTDASPYDQWEDDIAFRKVRGIQGDDLNDVLWRDQDEEQVQNVFKRFLFHYSKARDSVGAVQHESHSVHPLMRLSPKLSQRRKVLLLVRKLKIHIHVFNTQL